One stretch of Streptomyces sp. 135 DNA includes these proteins:
- a CDS encoding sugar phosphate isomerase/epimerase, protein MSRKQTPADPELAHRLSRRGMLGVAAGATAAALLGTATPAAAGEKGRGRPVLPPGRLGIQLYSLRDKVSALGFAAVFAELKKYGYDEIEFAGYSQGSAGAISLAQLKALARDHGLHPIGSHVGYYDNNNPNAYTFAQNLTKVLDDAEALGLKHIGTASGPFRYGSTVDAWKRAADDFNTYGEAARKRGMKFYQHNHAEEFSFATDKPGVRLYDVLLAETDPDHVFLEMDIYWAYCAQFRFGKRPDGTPAPFEPVDYVLKQPHRYPLFHVKDGVRDETTRDGYRMSDVGDGDIDYKKFLSKVTARTHHGRRYHHWQTEHDNPVESYAFARKSSEHLHSLRSGRCGD, encoded by the coding sequence ATGAGCCGCAAGCAGACCCCCGCCGACCCCGAACTCGCCCACAGACTCAGCCGACGCGGCATGCTTGGCGTCGCGGCGGGCGCCACCGCCGCGGCCCTCCTCGGCACCGCGACGCCGGCCGCGGCGGGAGAGAAGGGTCGAGGCCGCCCCGTCCTGCCGCCGGGACGCCTCGGCATCCAGCTCTACAGCCTCCGCGACAAGGTCTCCGCCCTCGGATTCGCCGCCGTATTCGCCGAATTGAAGAAGTACGGCTATGACGAGATCGAGTTCGCCGGTTACAGCCAGGGCTCGGCGGGCGCCATCAGCCTCGCCCAGCTGAAGGCACTCGCCCGCGACCACGGACTGCACCCCATCGGGTCCCACGTCGGCTATTACGACAACAACAACCCGAACGCGTACACGTTCGCGCAGAACCTCACCAAGGTCCTGGACGACGCGGAGGCGCTCGGTCTGAAGCACATCGGGACGGCCTCGGGCCCCTTCCGCTACGGCTCGACGGTCGACGCCTGGAAGCGCGCGGCGGACGACTTCAACACGTATGGCGAGGCGGCCCGCAAGCGCGGCATGAAGTTCTACCAGCACAACCACGCGGAGGAGTTCTCCTTCGCCACGGACAAGCCGGGCGTGCGCCTCTACGACGTACTGCTCGCAGAGACCGACCCCGATCACGTGTTTCTGGAGATGGACATCTACTGGGCCTACTGCGCCCAATTTCGCTTCGGCAAGCGCCCCGACGGCACGCCCGCCCCCTTCGAGCCGGTCGACTACGTACTGAAGCAGCCGCATCGCTATCCGCTGTTCCACGTCAAGGACGGCGTGCGTGACGAGACGACCCGCGACGGTTACCGCATGTCGGATGTCGGGGACGGCGACATCGACTACAAGAAGTTCCTTTCGAAGGTGACCGCGCGCACCCACCACGGACGGCGCTACCACCACTGGCAGACCGAGCACGACAACCCGGTCGAGTCCTACGCCTTCGCCCGCAAGTCCAGCGAACACCTGCACTCCCTGCGTTCCGGGCGCTGCGGGGACTGA
- a CDS encoding GntR family transcriptional regulator, translating into MGHLKHKNLITTRERLRDQVAHALRAALISGELRPGEIYSAPGLAEDFGISATPVREAMLDLAREGLVEPVRNKGFRVTEVNERDLDQYSEIRALIEVPVIGRITRTAAREELEALRPVAEEIVRAARSHDLIAYLEADRRFHLSLLALSGNDRLVETVGDLRKRSRLYGLTALDENDQLTPSAEEHIELLDLMLSGDAGAAERCMARHLGHVRSLWAEGAAAIPR; encoded by the coding sequence ATGGGGCACCTGAAGCACAAGAACCTCATCACGACCAGGGAGCGACTGCGCGATCAGGTCGCCCACGCCCTGCGGGCCGCCCTGATCTCCGGCGAGCTGCGGCCCGGCGAGATCTACTCCGCACCCGGCCTCGCCGAGGACTTCGGCATCTCGGCGACGCCGGTGCGCGAGGCGATGCTCGATCTGGCCCGGGAGGGCCTCGTCGAGCCGGTCCGCAACAAGGGCTTTCGCGTCACGGAGGTCAATGAGCGCGACCTCGACCAGTACTCGGAGATCCGCGCCCTGATCGAGGTGCCCGTGATCGGCCGCATCACCCGCACCGCGGCCCGCGAGGAACTGGAGGCGCTGCGCCCGGTCGCCGAGGAGATCGTGCGCGCCGCCCGGAGCCATGACCTGATCGCCTACCTGGAGGCCGACCGCCGCTTCCACCTGTCACTGCTCGCCCTCTCGGGCAACGACCGCCTGGTCGAGACGGTCGGCGACCTGCGCAAGCGCTCCCGTCTCTACGGCCTGACGGCCCTGGACGAGAACGACCAGCTGACCCCGTCGGCCGAGGAGCACATCGAGCTCCTCGACCTGATGCTGTCGGGCGACGCGGGGGCGGCGGAGCGGTGCATGGCCCGGCACCTCGGCCATGTGCGGTCGCTGTGGGCGGAGGGTGCGGCGGCGATCCCGCGATAG
- a CDS encoding proline racemase family protein, which yields MRTRHVFHAVDSHTEGMPTRVITGGVGVVPGATMAERRLHFIEHLDHLRTLLMYEPRGHSAMSGAILQPPTRPDADYGVLYIEVSGLLPMCGHGTIGVATVLVETGMVPVTEPVTTVRLDTPAGLISVDVQVSDGAATSVTLTNVPAFCVALDREIDVPGHGTVTYDLAFGGNFYAFVPLDALGLPFDRARKDDLLAAGLAVMDAINASPDRPTHPEQPDISGVKHVYLAAPGSDAYRSRHAMAIHPGWFDRSPCGTGTSARMAQLHARGELPLDRDFVNESFIGTEFTGRLIARTEVAGLPAVVPRITGRAWITGTAQYFLDPDDPFPAGFTL from the coding sequence ATGCGCACCCGACACGTCTTCCACGCCGTCGACTCTCACACCGAGGGCATGCCCACCCGGGTGATCACCGGCGGCGTAGGGGTGGTCCCCGGCGCCACCATGGCCGAGCGCCGGCTCCACTTCATCGAACACCTGGACCATCTGCGTACGCTCCTGATGTACGAGCCGCGCGGCCACTCCGCCATGAGCGGCGCGATCCTCCAGCCCCCGACCCGCCCCGACGCCGATTACGGCGTCCTCTACATCGAGGTGTCCGGCCTGCTGCCCATGTGCGGCCACGGCACCATCGGCGTCGCGACGGTCCTCGTCGAGACGGGCATGGTGCCGGTCACCGAGCCCGTCACCACGGTCCGTCTGGACACCCCGGCGGGCTTGATCTCCGTAGACGTGCAGGTCAGCGACGGCGCGGCGACATCGGTGACGCTCACCAACGTCCCCGCGTTCTGTGTCGCCCTGGACCGTGAGATCGACGTGCCGGGCCACGGCACGGTGACGTACGACCTGGCCTTCGGAGGGAACTTCTACGCGTTCGTCCCCCTCGACGCACTGGGGCTGCCGTTCGACCGCGCCCGCAAGGACGACCTGCTCGCGGCGGGTCTCGCCGTGATGGACGCGATCAACGCCTCACCGGACCGCCCGACCCACCCCGAGCAGCCGGACATCTCCGGCGTCAAGCACGTCTACCTCGCGGCACCGGGCTCGGACGCGTACCGCTCCCGGCACGCGATGGCGATCCACCCCGGCTGGTTCGACCGCTCCCCGTGCGGAACGGGCACCTCCGCGCGGATGGCGCAGCTGCACGCCCGCGGCGAACTCCCCTTGGACCGCGACTTCGTCAACGAGTCCTTCATCGGTACGGAGTTCACCGGCCGGCTGATCGCACGGACAGAGGTGGCGGGTCTGCCCGCGGTCGTCCCCCGGATCACCGGACGGGCCTGGATCACCGGCACGGCCCAGTACTTCCTGGACCCCGACGATCCGTTCCCCGCGGGGTTCACCCTCTGA
- a CDS encoding dihydrodipicolinate synthase family protein translates to MTTTPRTPTWTPTWTPHRPWRGIMVATALPLRDDLSIDHDAYAAHIRHLLANGCDGVVPNGSLGEYQTLTDDERAHVVRTAVEAAGDGARVMPGVSAYGSAESRRWAEQAAQAGCGSVLLLPPNAYRADEDSVRAHYAEVAKAGVPVVAYNNPLDTRVDLVPDLLARLHGDGSIVAVKEFSGDVRRAYEIAELAPDLDLLIGADDVLVELAVAGAVGWIAGYPNAFPAACAELYHAACARDLDTALPLYRSLHPLLRQDSKTEFVQSIKLSMDLVGRRGGPTRPPRAPLSGATEALVRAATEKALAAGHR, encoded by the coding sequence ATGACCACCACCCCCCGAACCCCCACCTGGACGCCGACCTGGACACCGCACCGCCCCTGGCGCGGCATCATGGTCGCCACCGCGCTCCCCCTCCGCGATGACCTCTCCATCGACCACGACGCCTACGCCGCGCACATCCGCCACCTCCTCGCGAACGGCTGCGACGGCGTCGTCCCCAACGGATCCCTCGGCGAGTACCAGACCCTCACCGACGACGAACGCGCCCACGTCGTCCGCACCGCCGTCGAGGCGGCGGGCGACGGAGCCCGGGTGATGCCCGGCGTCTCCGCCTACGGCAGCGCCGAGTCCCGCCGCTGGGCCGAGCAGGCGGCACAGGCGGGCTGCGGCTCGGTGCTGCTCCTGCCGCCGAACGCCTACCGCGCCGACGAGGATTCCGTGCGCGCCCACTACGCCGAGGTCGCCAAGGCCGGCGTGCCCGTGGTCGCGTACAACAACCCCCTCGACACGAGGGTCGACCTGGTGCCCGACCTGCTCGCCCGGCTGCACGGCGACGGCAGCATCGTGGCGGTGAAGGAGTTCAGCGGCGATGTGCGCAGGGCGTACGAGATCGCCGAGCTGGCCCCGGACCTCGATCTGCTGATCGGCGCGGACGACGTCCTGGTGGAGCTGGCCGTCGCGGGCGCGGTGGGCTGGATCGCCGGATATCCGAACGCGTTCCCCGCCGCCTGCGCGGAGCTCTACCACGCCGCCTGCGCGCGGGACCTGGACACGGCACTGCCGCTCTACCGCTCACTGCACCCGCTCCTGCGCCAGGACTCCAAGACCGAGTTCGTGCAGTCCATCAAGCTCTCGATGGATCTCGTGGGCCGCCGCGGCGGCCCGACCCGCCCCCCGCGCGCCCCCCTGTCCGGCGCCACGGAGGCGCTGGTGCGGGCGGCCACCGAGAAGGCGCTGGCGGCAGGCCACCGCTAG
- a CDS encoding NAD(P)/FAD-dependent oxidoreductase, giving the protein MPGSTPEAYDVAVLGAGPAGLAGAVTAAELGLSVALLDASDRPGGQFYRHPAPATGATRPEALHHDWAAYADLRDRLAASDVTQLFGHHVWTVTRETAGERWAVHALTGEEDGEDGTHTDVLRDGHGLVPGQRPVTVRARAILLATGSYERHLPFPGWTLPGVVGAGGAQAVLKSGLALPGSRVVVAGSGPLLLAVATSLAAAGAEVPEVVEASGYLGYARRPGALAANPHKLAEAALHGTALLRHRVCLRTRSAVTEAHGTDRVEAVTVSRLDRDWRPVPGTARRVTCDALAVGHGLVPHIDLATALGCATRRAADGTHALALSPLQETSLPGMWAAGETSGIGGAQSARAEGELAAVAIAARLTGERPSPLPRLRALRRRRDRMRAFAETMTAAHAPGPGWTGWLSDDTDVCRCEEVTAGRVREAVADYGARDARTVKLLTRAGMGWCQGRMCGTAVASLTAPATTIPTPPDRRPLATPIPLTTLADLPIPAAEPTGRTDHTDPGGSDDLDDLDGPAGPDGPDGPGDPNPNPHPR; this is encoded by the coding sequence ATGCCGGGCTCGACACCTGAGGCGTACGACGTCGCGGTGCTGGGCGCGGGACCCGCGGGCCTCGCGGGTGCCGTGACAGCCGCCGAACTTGGCCTCTCCGTCGCGCTGTTGGACGCTTCGGACCGGCCCGGCGGCCAGTTCTACCGGCACCCCGCCCCGGCCACGGGCGCCACCCGCCCAGAGGCCCTGCACCACGACTGGGCCGCCTACGCCGACCTGCGCGACCGCCTGGCGGCGAGCGACGTCACCCAGCTCTTCGGCCACCACGTCTGGACGGTGACGCGCGAGACGGCCGGGGAACGGTGGGCCGTCCACGCGCTCACCGGTGAGGAGGACGGAGAGGACGGCACGCACACGGACGTGCTCAGGGACGGGCACGGGCTGGTACCAGGGCAGCGGCCGGTGACCGTCCGGGCCCGCGCGATCCTCCTCGCGACCGGCTCGTACGAACGCCACCTGCCCTTCCCCGGCTGGACCCTGCCGGGCGTCGTGGGCGCGGGCGGCGCCCAGGCCGTGCTCAAGTCCGGTCTCGCCCTGCCCGGCAGCCGCGTCGTCGTCGCGGGCAGCGGACCGCTGCTGCTCGCCGTCGCCACCTCGCTCGCCGCAGCCGGGGCCGAGGTCCCGGAGGTGGTCGAGGCGTCGGGCTACCTCGGTTACGCCCGCCGCCCGGGCGCGCTCGCCGCCAACCCGCACAAGCTCGCGGAGGCAGCGCTCCACGGCACGGCGCTGCTGCGCCACCGGGTGTGTCTGCGCACCCGCAGCGCGGTGACCGAGGCGCACGGCACGGACCGGGTGGAGGCGGTGACGGTCTCCCGCCTGGACCGCGACTGGCGACCGGTGCCGGGCACGGCCCGCCGCGTCACCTGCGACGCGCTGGCGGTCGGCCACGGCCTGGTCCCGCACATCGACCTGGCGACCGCCCTGGGCTGCGCCACCCGCCGTGCCGCCGACGGCACGCACGCCCTCGCCCTGAGCCCGCTCCAGGAGACATCACTCCCGGGCATGTGGGCGGCGGGCGAGACGTCGGGCATCGGAGGGGCGCAATCGGCCCGCGCGGAGGGCGAGTTGGCGGCGGTGGCGATCGCCGCCCGACTGACCGGGGAGCGCCCGTCGCCCCTTCCCCGGCTGCGCGCCCTGCGACGCCGCCGTGACCGCATGCGCGCCTTCGCCGAGACGATGACCGCCGCGCACGCGCCGGGCCCCGGCTGGACGGGGTGGCTCAGCGACGACACGGACGTGTGCCGCTGCGAGGAGGTGACGGCGGGCCGCGTACGGGAGGCCGTGGCCGACTACGGCGCCCGCGACGCCCGCACCGTCAAGCTCCTCACCCGGGCGGGCATGGGCTGGTGCCAGGGCCGCATGTGCGGAACGGCGGTGGCCTCCCTCACCGCACCGGCCACCACCATCCCCACACCCCCCGACCGCCGCCCACTCGCCACGCCCATCCCTCTCACCACCCTCGCCGACCTCCCGATCCCTGCCGCGGAACCCACCGGGCGCACCGACCACACCGATCCGGGCGGCTCGGATGACCTGGATGACCTGGATGGCCCGGCCGGCCCGGATGGCCCGGATGGCCCGGGTGACCCAAACCCGAACCCGCACCCCCGATGA
- a CDS encoding (2Fe-2S)-binding protein: protein MKRDERTPAGLVGASPHAAAFTITFDGRELPVLPGQSIAAALWAAGILAWRSTRVGGRPRGAFCGIGQCYDCLATVNGRPNRRACLVTARPGDAVTTQEGHGHAGLDT, encoded by the coding sequence ATGAAGCGTGACGAACGGACACCCGCCGGGCTCGTGGGTGCCTCCCCGCACGCCGCCGCCTTCACGATCACCTTCGACGGCCGCGAACTGCCCGTCCTGCCGGGCCAGTCCATCGCCGCCGCGCTCTGGGCCGCCGGCATCCTCGCCTGGCGGAGCACCCGCGTCGGCGGTCGCCCGCGCGGGGCGTTCTGCGGGATCGGCCAGTGCTACGACTGCCTCGCCACCGTCAACGGCCGCCCCAACCGGCGGGCGTGCCTGGTCACCGCCCGGCCCGGCGACGCGGTGACCACGCAGGAAGGACACGGCCATGCCGGGCTCGACACCTGA
- a CDS encoding FAD-dependent oxidoreductase, translating to MLTRHPSGRPEHSDVIVVGAGVVGAACAYYASLSGLRVTVVDRGPVAGGTTGAGEGNLLVSDKEPGPELELALFSARLWQDLAAGLPSRIEYERKGGLVVASTEAGMNALRGFAAGQEQAGVEAIEVPADGLADLEPHLAPGLTGGFHYPQDAQVQPALAAAHLLRAAAGAGRLTLRLGEEVTAVLTGPGGEVRGVRTPAGDVKAPHVVNAAGTWGGRLARMAGVELPVLPRRGFVLVTEPLPRVVRHKVYSADYVADIASDSAGLQTSAVVEGTPAGPVLIGASRERVGFDRSLSVEVLRRLAAQATRLFPVLAEVRAIRTYAGFRPYLPDHLPAIGPDPRVPGLLHACGHEGAGIGLAPATGLLVAVMLTGREPPLSTGPFAPERFTEEAATG from the coding sequence GTGCTCACGAGACACCCTTCCGGACGTCCGGAACACTCGGACGTCATCGTCGTGGGAGCCGGGGTGGTCGGCGCGGCCTGCGCCTACTACGCCTCCCTCTCCGGCCTCCGAGTCACCGTCGTCGACCGCGGACCCGTCGCGGGCGGCACGACGGGAGCAGGCGAGGGCAACCTCCTCGTCTCCGACAAGGAGCCCGGCCCCGAGCTCGAACTGGCGCTGTTCTCAGCCCGGTTGTGGCAAGACCTGGCGGCCGGGCTCCCCTCGCGCATCGAGTACGAGAGAAAGGGCGGCCTCGTCGTCGCCTCCACCGAGGCGGGGATGAACGCGCTGCGGGGCTTCGCTGCGGGACAGGAGCAGGCGGGCGTCGAGGCGATCGAGGTCCCCGCCGACGGCCTCGCCGACCTGGAACCGCACCTGGCCCCCGGCCTCACGGGCGGCTTCCACTACCCGCAGGACGCCCAGGTGCAACCGGCCCTGGCGGCGGCCCACCTGTTGAGGGCGGCCGCCGGCGCGGGACGCCTGACACTGCGGCTCGGCGAGGAGGTCACCGCGGTCCTCACCGGGCCGGGCGGCGAGGTGCGCGGCGTACGGACCCCGGCGGGCGACGTGAAGGCTCCGCACGTGGTCAACGCCGCCGGCACCTGGGGTGGCCGACTCGCCCGCATGGCGGGAGTGGAACTGCCCGTGCTCCCCCGGCGGGGCTTCGTGCTCGTCACGGAACCGCTGCCGCGCGTCGTACGGCACAAGGTGTACTCCGCGGACTACGTCGCCGACATCGCCAGCGACTCCGCCGGGCTCCAGACGTCCGCCGTGGTGGAGGGCACCCCGGCGGGCCCGGTGCTCATCGGCGCGAGCCGGGAGCGGGTGGGCTTCGACCGCAGCCTGTCCGTCGAGGTGCTGCGGCGCCTCGCGGCACAGGCCACGCGGCTCTTCCCCGTCCTCGCCGAAGTCAGGGCGATCCGTACGTACGCGGGCTTCCGCCCCTACCTCCCCGATCATCTCCCGGCGATCGGCCCCGACCCGCGCGTCCCGGGCCTGCTGCACGCGTGCGGTCACGAGGGCGCGGGCATCGGCCTCGCCCCGGCCACGGGGCTGCTCGTCGCCGTGATGCTGACGGGGCGTGAACCCCCGTTGTCAACAGGCCCGTTCGCACCCGAGCGTTTCACGGAAGAGGCGGCCACAGGGTGA
- a CDS encoding helix-turn-helix transcriptional regulator, with the protein MPDIRHTPEAPTRTQVLAPGDRIDAHRHDDHQIIYAGSGVVAVTTEAGTWFAPGTRAIWVPAGCVHAHRAHGHLALHLLGLPAGTNPLGLDVPTVLTVSPLLRELILAWTRGPYEDTPERRRLRAVLLDQLRASPQQPVQLPTPSDPRLAAVCTLLHDDPADTRGLAQLAAAAGAGERTLSRLFRRELGMTFPQWRTQLRLYHALRMLADGTPVTAVAHRCGWASTSAFIDVFRRAFGYTPGAHHRRG; encoded by the coding sequence ATGCCGGACATCCGCCACACCCCCGAGGCACCCACCCGCACCCAGGTACTGGCCCCCGGCGACCGCATCGACGCGCACCGCCACGACGACCACCAGATCATCTACGCGGGCTCCGGCGTCGTGGCCGTAACCACCGAAGCCGGCACCTGGTTCGCACCCGGCACCCGCGCCATCTGGGTCCCCGCCGGCTGCGTCCATGCGCACCGCGCCCACGGCCACCTGGCGCTGCACCTGCTCGGTCTGCCCGCCGGCACGAACCCGCTCGGCCTCGACGTGCCGACCGTCCTCACCGTCAGCCCGCTGCTGCGCGAACTGATCCTCGCCTGGACCCGGGGCCCGTACGAGGACACTCCCGAGCGGCGGCGCCTTCGCGCGGTGCTCCTCGACCAACTGCGCGCGTCACCCCAGCAACCCGTCCAGCTGCCCACCCCCTCGGACCCACGCCTCGCCGCCGTCTGCACCCTGCTGCACGACGACCCGGCCGACACCCGGGGCCTCGCCCAACTCGCCGCCGCGGCCGGGGCGGGCGAGCGCACCCTCAGCCGCCTCTTCCGCCGCGAGCTGGGCATGACCTTCCCGCAGTGGCGCACGCAGCTGCGCCTCTACCACGCCCTGCGCATGCTGGCCGACGGCACGCCGGTCACCGCGGTCGCACACCGCTGCGGATGGGCGTCCACCAGCGCCTTCATCGATGTGTTCCGCCGCGCGTTCGGTTACACGCCGGGAGCGCACCACCGCCGCGGCTGA
- a CDS encoding MFS transporter has translation MLLLALAHACVDVYQGAVAALVPFFVAERAYTYAAASGIVLAASLLSSVVQPLFGALTDKWAMPWLLPVSTLVGGAGVAFAGVGGSYALTLLAVAVSGIGVAAYHPEAARAARRASRGSHTAMSWFSLGGNLGFATAPVLTAAIVATGGLRASPLLVAPALAGAVLCVAALRGVRAAEAAVPKSAAPAQVAPADDWPSFLRLSGAVVCRSIVFAGLSTFISLYARQRTGGGEVAGTVALFVLYLGGAAGTVAGGRLAARHGRLPVVRWSYALTVLAVAGVVVVPGPALFLFVVLASAGLYVPFSLHITLGQDYLPRRIGTASGVTLGLTVSIGGLASPLIGALADATSLGIALAPLIVLPALGRFLLRTLREPGAQGPPGA, from the coding sequence ATCCTTCTCCTCGCCCTCGCTCACGCCTGCGTCGACGTCTACCAAGGAGCCGTCGCCGCGCTTGTCCCCTTCTTCGTGGCGGAGCGCGCCTACACCTATGCCGCCGCGTCCGGCATCGTGCTCGCCGCGTCGCTGTTGTCCTCCGTGGTGCAGCCGCTCTTCGGGGCGCTCACCGACAAATGGGCCATGCCATGGCTGCTGCCGGTCAGCACGCTGGTGGGCGGGGCCGGCGTCGCGTTTGCCGGGGTCGGCGGCTCCTACGCCCTCACCCTGCTCGCCGTAGCCGTGTCCGGCATCGGCGTCGCCGCGTACCACCCGGAGGCCGCGCGGGCCGCGCGGCGGGCGAGCCGCGGGAGTCATACCGCCATGAGCTGGTTCTCGCTCGGCGGCAACCTCGGCTTCGCTACCGCCCCTGTGCTGACCGCCGCCATCGTCGCCACGGGCGGCCTGCGCGCCTCGCCGCTCCTCGTGGCCCCCGCCCTCGCGGGGGCGGTGCTGTGCGTGGCCGCGTTGCGGGGCGTCAGGGCCGCGGAGGCCGCCGTACCGAAGAGCGCGGCGCCCGCCCAGGTGGCCCCCGCCGACGACTGGCCCTCCTTCCTCAGGCTGTCCGGCGCCGTCGTCTGCCGCTCGATCGTGTTCGCCGGCTTGAGCACGTTCATCTCGCTGTACGCGCGCCAGCGCACCGGAGGCGGTGAAGTGGCGGGAACCGTCGCCCTGTTCGTGCTCTACCTCGGCGGCGCCGCCGGTACGGTCGCGGGCGGGAGGCTCGCCGCCCGTCATGGCCGCCTGCCGGTGGTGCGGTGGTCGTACGCGCTGACGGTCCTCGCGGTGGCGGGTGTCGTGGTGGTGCCGGGGCCGGCGCTCTTCCTCTTCGTCGTCCTCGCCTCGGCCGGCCTCTACGTGCCGTTCTCCCTGCACATCACCCTCGGCCAGGACTACCTGCCCCGCCGGATCGGCACCGCCAGCGGGGTCACGCTCGGTCTGACGGTCAGCATCGGCGGCCTCGCCAGCCCGCTCATCGGTGCGCTCGCCGACGCCACCTCCCTGGGCATCGCACTCGCACCGCTGATAGTCCTGCCCGCCCTCGGCCGGTTCCTCTTGCGCACCCTGCGCGAACCGGGGGCGCAGGGCCCGCCCGGCGCCTGA